Proteins co-encoded in one Epinephelus moara isolate mb chromosome 11, YSFRI_EMoa_1.0, whole genome shotgun sequence genomic window:
- the ythdf3 gene encoding YTH domain-containing family protein 3 — protein MSATTVDQRPKGQGNKVQNGSMHQKDGVNDDDFEPYLSGQTNQSNSYPPMSDPYMPSYYAPSIGFPYSLGEAAWSTAGDPPMPYLTTYGQMSNGEPHFIPDGVFSQPGALGNTPPFLGQHGFNFFPGNADFSTWGTSVSQGQSTQSSVYSNSYGYAPSSLGRAITDGQAGFGSDTQLSKVPVLNSIEQGMTGLKLGTDMVAAVTKTVGSPLGGTAGMSSMAANSLPPSVSSSAPKPASWAAIAKKPAKPQPKVKPKANMGMGGSAIPPPPIKHNMNIGTWDDKGSLNKPPLAQTMMPPQPMVQQPLLAQPQPLLQNPLPPQPQHQHQPQHQHQPFQLHSLQSPQHPQPMPPGPPHLHLSSQPGPPQPLHQQQPQQPGPPPNRWVAPRNRGEGFGLGGGVPLSASPCSGEVHPVLEKLRALNNYNPKDFDWNLKNGRVFIIKSYSEDDIHRSIKYSIWCSTEHGNKRLDSAYRSLGNKGPLYLLFSVNGSGHFCGVAEMRSPVDYNAYAGVWSQDKWKGKFEVKWAFIKDVPNNQLRHIRLENNDNKPVTNSRDTQEVPLEKAKQVLKIIATYKHTTSIFDDFAHYEKRQEEEEALRKERNRNKQ, from the exons ATGTCTGCGACCACAGTCGATCAG AGACCTAAAGGACAAGGAAATAAAG TGCAAAACGGATCAATGCATCAAAAGGATGGTGTCAATGATGATGATTTTGAGCCTTATCTAAGCGGCCAGACAAATCAG AGTAACAGCTATCCACCAATGTCTGACCCCTACATGCCCAGCTACTATGCTCCATCCATTGGTTTCCCTTACTCTCTGGGAGAAGCCGCTTGGTCAACAGCAGGGGACCCTCCTATGCCCTACCTAACTACCTATGGACAGATGAGCAATGGCGAGCCGCACTTCATCCCTGATGGCGTGTTCAGCCAGCCAGGAGCCCTGGGAAACACCCCTCCTTTCCTGGGCCAGCATGGCTTCAACTTCTTCCCTGGTAATGCAGACTTTTCCACCTGGGGTACCAGTGTCTCTCAGGGTCAGTCCACGCAGAGCTCGGTCTACAGTAACAGCTATGGGTACGCCCCCAGCTCGCTGGGTCGGGCCATCACGGACGGACAGGCGGGCTTTGGAAGCGACACCCAGCTTAGTAAAGTCCCGGTGCTGAACAGCATTGAGCAAGGTATGACGGGGTTGAAACTGGGTACGGACATGGTGGCAGCTGTCACCAAAACCGTGGGCTCGCCCCTAGGAGGCACAGCAGGTATGAGCAGTATGGCAGCCAATAGCCTCCCTCCGTCTGTCAGCTCATCCGCACCTAAACCTGCCTCCTGGGCAGCTATTGCCAAGAAGCCGGCCAAGCCACAGCCCAAGGTCAAACCCAAAGCCAACATGGGGATGGGGGGAAGCGCCATTCCCCCGCCCCCCATAAAGCACAATATGAACATTGGTACTTGGGACGATAAGGGCTCTCTGAACAAGCCCCCGTTAGCTCAGACTATGATGCCCCCGCAGCCTATGGTGCAGCAGCCTCTCCTAGCTCAGCCCCAGCCCTTACTGCAGAACCCGTTGCCCCCTCAGCCTCAACACCAACACCAGCCCCAACACCAACACCAGCCCTTCCAGCTCCATTCTCTCCAGTCCCCCCAACACCCCCAGCCTATGCCCCCTGGCCCTCCACACCTGCACCTTTCCTCTCAACCTGGCCCCCCACAGCCCCTTCATCAGCAGCAACCCCAGCAGCCTGGTCCACCCCCCAACCGTTGGGTGGCCCCCAGGAACCGGGGTGAGGGCTTCGGTCTGGGCGGGGGAGTCCCACTGAGTGCCTCCCCTTGCTCTGGAGAAGTGCATCCCGTGCTGGAGAAACTGCGTGCCCTCAACAACTACAACCCCAAAGACTTTGACTGGAACTTGAAAAACGGACGTGTTTTCATTATCAAGAGCTATTCTGAAGATGACATCCACCGCTCAATCAAATACTCTATCTGGTGCAGTACAGAACATGGCAACAAGCGTCTGGATAGTGCCTACCGCTCACTGGGCAACAAGGGGCCCCTGTACCTGTTGTTCAGCGTCAACGGCAGTGGGCACTTCTGTGGCGTGGCTGAGATGCGCTCACCGGTGGACTACAATGCCTATGCAGGCGTCTGGTCTCAGGACAAGTGGAAGGGCAAGTTTGAGGTGAAGTGGGCGTTCATCAAAGACGTGCCCAACAACCAGCTGCGACACATCCGGCTGGAGAACAATGACAACAAGCCAGTGACCAACTCCAGGGACACTCAGGAAGTGCCTCTGGAGAAGGCCAAACAAGTGCTTAAAATTATCGCCACTTACAAGCATACCACCTCAATCTTTGATGACTTTGCACATTACGAGAAACgtcaggaagaggaggaggctcTGAGGAAG